A segment of the Daphnia pulex isolate KAP4 chromosome 10, ASM2113471v1 genome:
ACCGGGATGTTTGGAAGTATTTGACGGACTAGCAAACCGGTTTGTAGCTGCTTCAAGCCCTTCCGACCGGAAGGAAATCTTACGCCAATCGGAGGATGAATGGGACAAGGTTTCACTTGGCAGCGAACGGAAATCAGCTGAAGTATACGTCAAGGTTATGCGCAAAATGCTGGAGAAAGGCAACGATTTCCTTCAATCGGAATTATCTCGAGTGGACACACTGCGCAAAGGAAAattggcaaaagaaaagaaagacgaaATGGAGAGACGAGTCAACATTCTCCAATCATTCCAGCCGAAACGTCCAGCTGCAAACACTGAACTATgaatctaataaaaaactGTTCTTCTCGGCCATTCGATACATGCCGAATATGGTCCCTTTATTCATATAGTGCGAAGACCAAACCCAGCTATTCAAAGCGATGCATTCTCATTTTCTTCGCAAatactgtatttttttattatttgatgggCCAATACAGCCATATAGTTCCAGacgttgttgtgtttttttcttattggtaCAGGCAATAATATTAatgctaaaaataaaacttgaacaAATTAGATTTATTTGATCAACCCATGTTGCACGTAATTAACGGAAAGATAAACGTAAGGATAAACGCAATGACTTCTTACATCCCAGGAGCTGATAATGACTTGTCCATGAACTTCTTTTTAGCAAAGCAGAGCCAAAATTTGGAAGGCTTTCCATCTTCTGTGCAGAAAACTTTATCTACCAGTCTTAAACCCATCTCTTGCCTGGCTTGCGTCAGATACTGCCTCAACAAATCTATTTAAAAAGCAACAGAAATGTTATCAGATGAGAAAAAGCATGTTTTTACAACTGCTACTCTACCTGCTTCATGCTGGCTGGTAGGTTTAGCATATACAGAGTTGAGCGGGAAACCAGGTTCCCCAGGAATGTCAAACTTTGATATTGCCAAGGTATACATCTCGTTCTGAGCTGTATTCTTGTTTGAACACTTTTGGAGCTTCTTTAGGCACTCTGTGATGTAGAGTGTAAGGTAGATCAGGAGTCTGTCTGCTTCGCTTTTGACTTCATATGTGCGGAAGAAGACATTTGCCTTGAAGTAGTACAATGCCTCATCCAGGACATCTGACTCCCCCATTTCTTTGGGAGCTGGCCCTCGGAACTGGGTTTTCAACGGCAAAATGGCCATATTCCCAACGACTTGGGGTGGGTTCAAAAACTGGGAATGATAAGCCTGTTGAAATCAGAAACAACACAATTGTCAGGCACAACACAAACCAACGTATTCTGCACTTTTCAAAAATCCGAAAAATACGACATCTGATAAACAAACTTACCGGCATTTctgtggaaaaaaatatgtgcGAATTGAcagctcaaaaagaaaaaaaaacactgagCCGGCTGATATTGCTCAAtattgaaaacaagaaattgttGTGGTGGAAAAGGAAACCCAGCCCCTTCCTCAAAGATACTATAGTGACTTAGATATCGGCCGACGAAAGGCCGATACGATTACGTATCGATCATGTTGTAATGTCTATCGATTGTTATGCAGCCATTCGGTCGTGAATTGAGCTACACAAAAAAGGTAAGTTTTTTTGCAgctgtttttttatcttgaatgCATTGATTTGGCTTGCTAGTCACGTATCACACGCCCGTCTGTGGTTGTGGTTATTCAGATAGAGTCTTGCCACTGTATTATTATCGACCAACGACTCACTCGTTTTCATTTGTTGCAACTCTAGCCAGGCTGTCGTCCTGGTTAGCTCAGAGGcgcccatttttttgtgtgttgttgttgccatcgTCGAACAAACTAAAAATAGATTCTCTTCATCACTTGCACATTTGATGTTTACACGTCATCCCTGTTTTGTTGGTACGGTTATCCCTGAGGGTAGTACTTGTACTACCAGAAGGCATTAAAGTAAAtgcgggtgtgtgtgtgtggagggggggggggtgtggGGGAGGTACGCTGTTCTGGGCCAGGCTTCCAGAACCTTTAAttcagaatcagaataaatttatagaaaactaaactactgcatcgattttcttcaaactttttgtgtaCACTTACAGTAATTTATCTCAGCGCTTAGGTaagtttcgattcatttggtaatactaaattttattaatttttatgcggatttagtcattagctttttgtgACTTAGGACAACCACAAAATCCATTAGGTTGTCTGTTGACAGTCTGTTGATGTCTtgttcagtaaaaataaatttcgtcaacagttttgttattgttacaggatattgtttctcttttagagAAGTTCAGTGGAACAAAGGTATTTTGATGTGTGCTATTCCATTTAAGAAATGTACgtaaattcatcaattttgCTAGGCAATATTTTGGGATGAACAACTCACTGGCCCCATTGGTTTGGTGGCAGAATACAGTTTTCTTAAGGAACTAGATGTTGTAAAAATGTTCCAGTTAAAACCTGGGCGCTTGCCTTCCATATCTGTTAAAAATATACTGTTCATCACAAGACCTGAAGTTGAGCTGATAGATTTTATTGCCGATAACTTGCACAGGTATGAATAATCtacatattttaactttaaatagtCAACAATAAGTTGATTTACATTTCAGCGAAGAAAGCCAAGGACATTCTGCTAGTAAGGAATATCAGTTAATTTTTGTCTCCCGACAAAGTGCAGTATGTGAACAGCGGCTCAAGGTTGGTTAAAGTTACTTAAAtca
Coding sequences within it:
- the LOC124203711 gene encoding actin-related protein 2/3 complex subunit 3-like, which codes for MPAYHSQFLNPPQVVGNMAILPLKTQFRGPAPKEMGESDVLDEALYYFKANVFFRTYEVKSEADRLLIYLTLYITECLKKLQKCSNKNTAQNEMYTLAISKFDIPGEPGFPLNSVYAKPTSQHEADLLRQYLTQARQEMGLRLVDKVFCTEDGKPSKFWLCFAKKKFMDKSLSAPGM